Proteins encoded together in one Haloarcula rubripromontorii window:
- the ilvD gene encoding dihydroxy-acid dehydratase, translating to MSNQERQERPEKDPDLRSTEVTEGYEKAPHRAMFRAMGYDDEDLSSPMIGVANPAADITPCNVHLDDVADAAYDGIDDTEGMPIEFGTITISDAISMGTEGMKASLISREIIADSVELVTFGERMDGIVTIGGCDKNMPGMMMAAIRTDLPSVFLYGGSIMPGEHDGREVTIQNVFEGVGAVADGEMTEGELDEMERHACPGAGSCGGMFTANTMASISEALGFAPLGSASPPAEHESRYEEARRAGELAVEVVQERRTPSDFLTRESFENAIALQVAVGGSTNAVLHLLALAAEAGIDLDIETFNEISARTPKIADLQPGGERVMNDLHEVGGVPVVLKALHDAGLLHGDELTVTGNTIKEELDRIDPPAIEDLDVDYLYPVEDPIHERGAIRILSGNLAPDGAVIKITGEDHLHHEGPVRVFEQEEGAMEYVQEGHVESGDVICIRNEGPQGGPGMREMLGVTSAVAGQGHAEDVALFTDGRFSGATRGFSIGHVAPEAFVGGPIAALEDGDTVTIDIDDHELSVDLSDEEMDQRLEDYDPEPTYDSGVLAKYHSDFGSAANGAVTNPGAKWD from the coding sequence ATGAGCAATCAGGAGCGGCAAGAACGTCCGGAAAAAGACCCGGACCTGCGGAGTACCGAGGTGACGGAGGGATACGAGAAAGCCCCCCACCGCGCGATGTTCCGCGCGATGGGCTACGACGACGAGGACCTGTCCTCGCCGATGATTGGTGTGGCGAACCCGGCCGCCGACATCACGCCGTGTAACGTCCATCTGGACGACGTGGCGGATGCTGCCTACGACGGCATCGACGACACCGAGGGGATGCCAATCGAGTTCGGGACCATCACCATCTCCGACGCCATCTCGATGGGGACAGAGGGAATGAAGGCGTCGCTCATCTCCCGCGAGATAATCGCCGACTCCGTCGAGCTGGTCACCTTCGGCGAGCGAATGGACGGCATCGTCACCATCGGCGGCTGCGACAAGAACATGCCCGGCATGATGATGGCCGCCATCCGGACGGACCTGCCCAGCGTCTTCCTCTACGGCGGCTCCATCATGCCCGGCGAGCACGACGGCCGCGAGGTCACCATCCAGAACGTCTTCGAGGGCGTCGGCGCGGTCGCCGACGGCGAGATGACCGAGGGCGAACTCGACGAGATGGAGCGCCACGCCTGTCCCGGCGCGGGCTCCTGTGGCGGGATGTTCACCGCCAACACGATGGCCTCTATCTCCGAGGCGCTCGGCTTCGCGCCGCTGGGGTCGGCCTCCCCGCCGGCCGAACACGAGTCCCGCTACGAAGAGGCTCGGCGGGCCGGCGAACTCGCCGTCGAAGTGGTCCAGGAGCGCCGCACGCCCTCCGATTTCCTCACCCGCGAGTCCTTCGAGAACGCCATCGCCCTGCAGGTCGCGGTCGGCGGCTCGACCAACGCTGTCCTCCACCTGCTCGCGCTCGCGGCGGAGGCCGGCATCGACCTCGACATCGAGACGTTCAACGAGATCAGCGCCCGGACACCGAAGATCGCCGACCTCCAGCCCGGCGGCGAGCGGGTGATGAACGACCTCCACGAGGTCGGCGGCGTCCCGGTCGTGCTGAAGGCACTACACGACGCCGGTCTGCTCCACGGTGACGAACTCACCGTCACGGGCAACACCATCAAGGAAGAACTCGACCGCATCGACCCGCCGGCAATCGAAGACCTCGACGTGGATTACCTGTACCCGGTCGAGGACCCGATCCACGAGCGCGGTGCCATCCGCATCCTCTCGGGCAACCTCGCGCCCGACGGCGCGGTCATCAAGATCACCGGCGAGGACCACCTCCACCACGAGGGACCGGTCCGCGTGTTCGAACAGGAAGAAGGAGCCATGGAGTACGTCCAAGAGGGGCACGTCGAGTCCGGCGACGTGATCTGTATCCGGAACGAGGGCCCGCAGGGCGGGCCCGGAATGCGCGAGATGCTGGGCGTGACCTCGGCCGTCGCCGGGCAAGGCCACGCCGAGGACGTGGCGCTGTTTACCGACGGCCGTTTCTCCGGCGCGACCCGCGGCTTCTCTATCGGGCACGTCGCTCCCGAGGCGTTCGTCGGCGGCCCCATCGCCGCGCTGGAGGACGGCGACACCGTCACCATCGACATCGACGACCACGAGCTGTCGGTCGACCTCAGCGACGAGGAGATGGACCAGCGCCTCGAAGACTACGACCCAGAACCGACCTACGACAGCGGCGTGCTGGCGAAGTACCACAGCGACTTCGGCTCCGCGGCGAACGGCGCGGTGACGAACCCCGGCGCGAAGTGGGACTGA